A window of Cydia pomonella isolate Wapato2018A chromosome 22, ilCydPomo1, whole genome shotgun sequence contains these coding sequences:
- the LOC133530120 gene encoding transient receptor potential channel pyrexia-like, which translates to MEPKYAVESDGLPLLPLSQTTSEDSLYAVPGPPPPDKLITPKNAIHYQHPEAQLLLAVKWNHVEEVEKLLEAGFDPNALYTMSWYEAEAQMQYIPTTHNEEERYRFNMLPTWPANEKPVWSALHSASARGHVECARALLTHGASPDGAGNTRRTALDVAGSAFYYDHHVHSDHLAEIISLLLEAGGTFHTMRGDGFDNLNTPLHTATLLESADAIRALLDAGASVACINSVGYTPLHLCLRNKFEELLEILLYYNCDDAESSLRVNVVDKRGYSVLKTAVELKWLPGVCLALEAGADAASSFDHLEELTCTEMKTTLIHLAVQGRNTTILEKVLTIAEQENLIDCINSDGDTPLCVAIRNGHLDCAKALLHHGAGLEGMSIDNSNALHIAAAYGRTAIMKYLLESVDDSNNLFDKYNKVGLLPIHLAAKNNSHEGVQLLLKSGNCQRLRTQDETFSTALHFAARGDYVDVAKAIIKKDPRAIDDVNHRGYTPMHEAAFHCSNKIMLFLLHETDAVLSSFTADNSKNSVIKIITSQLPNPGDFFETVFDSFTHYGNKQDETEISVKYGFLTTRNHNMTQIQVIEELVRCGQRKMLLHPLMESLLYLKWKTLLPFFYVMLTIYGMFVLTFNIFVVTFFFYCDTNQIEFKPLIFQHAFWVFMAFTYIMIGLMLILEIFFLAVNKRRYFQNLETWIRLLCMALAGMVPLGMKFALPSEDWPRHVATAALLLAWLQMLFLLSRFPNWGYYVLMFGEVACNIFKILLTFVFLVLGFSLSFMIQYRAKDPFENPWKAFVKTTVMMTQEFEYDDMFDEKHEKILGASTEVTRLLFGLFLMFVGIVLMNFMVGVAVSNVNELNVAGNTKRLEKQVELLITLDFLVYGLVSKVFPINTYYKRYHYSINNFPTKEKLWRIRYYFDLNDSLSHDDIYIPLHLRRDIIKNAMEQNNVKVDIKDTIGKKIDILYDALIDKVNDTVEDKETKTKLDGVMEMLVELSNDMANLKEQVRSLKETSTNNHTLSYRRSRRGKRESSRSKSLQPPMNMRLKDDLYDSMYQVILDLKEQMEKRETDA; encoded by the exons ATTACTGGAGGCAGGTTTCGACCCCAACGCTCTGTACACGATGTCGTGGTACGAGGCAGAAGCGCAGATGCAGTACATACCGACGACACATAATGAGGAGGAGCGGTACCGGTTCAACATGCTGCCTACTTGG CCGGCCAATGAGAAGCCAGTGTGGAGCGCGCTGCACTCCGCGTCGGCGCGCGGGCACGTCGAGTGCGCGCGCGCGTTGCTCACGCACGGCGCGTCACCTGACGGCGCGGGCAACACGCGCCGTACCGCGCTAGATGTCGCCGGCTCTGCGTTCTATTACGACCACCATGTGCACAGTGACCA CCTAGCAGAAATAATTAGCCTGCTCCTTGAGGCTGGAGGCACGTTCCACACGATGAGGGGCGACGGCTTCGACAACCTCAACACGCCGCTGCATACTGCTACTTTGCTTGAGAGTGCAGACGCCATTAGAGCACTGCTGGACGCTGGGGCGTCAGTGGCGTGTATTAATAGCGTTGGGTATACGCCTCTGCATCTGTGTCTAAGGAACAAGTTTGAAGAGTTGCTGGAG ATTCTTCTTTACTACAACTGTGACGACGCTGAGTCTTCTCTACGGGTAAACGTCGTTGATAAGCGAGGGTACTCCGTCCTGAAGACGGCAGTGGAACTCAAGTGGCTGCCAGGCGTCTGCCTTGCCTTGGAGGCTGGAGCTGATGCTGCCAGCTCTTTCGACCACCTGGAGGAACTGACATGCACAGAG ATGAAAACAACTCTTATCCACTTAGCAGTTCAAGGTCGGAACACGACGATTTTAGAAAAAGTTTTGACCATAGCGGAACAGGAGAATCTCATAGACTGCATCAACAGTGACGGCGACACTCCTCTTTGCGTAGCCATAAGGAATGGTCATTTAGACTGTGCCAAAGCCCTGCTGCACCACGGCGCTGGTTTAGAAGGCATGTCCATAGATAACAGCAACGCCCTCCACATAGCTGCTGCATACGGTAGAACAGCTATCATGAAATACCTTCTTGAATCGGTCGATGACTCTAATAACCTCTTTGATAAATACAACAAAGTTGGATTACTTCCCATACATCTAGCTGCCAAAAATAACAGTCACGAAGGCGTTCAACTGCTTCTTAAAAGCGGAAACTGTCAGAGATTGAGGACACAAGACGAAACTTTCTCAACAGCTTTACACTTCGCAGCGCGAGGGGATTACGTTGACGTTGCAAAAGCGATTATAAAGAAGGATCCTCGCGCTATAGATGATGTGAACCATCGCGGCTACACGCCTATGCATGAAGCAGCATTCCATTGCAGTAACAAAATCATGTTATTCCTTCTACACGAGACCGATGCTGTTTTATCTAGCTTTACTGCAGACAACAGTAAAAATTCAGTAATTAAAATCATAACATCCCAACTGCCTAATCCCGGTGACTTCTTCGAAACAGTGTTTGATTCTTTCACTCATTACGGTAATAAACAAGATGAGACTGAGATATCCGTGAAGTATGGATTTTTAACAACGAGAAATCATAATATGACACAGATACAAGTTATAGAAGAGTTGGTACGGTGTGGTCAAAGGAAGATGCTGCTGCATCCGTTGATGGAAAGTCTCCTTTACTTGAAATGGAAGACTTTGCTGCCGTTTTTCTACGTGATGCTCACGATATACGGGATGTTCGTGCTGACTTTTAATATCTTCGTGGTGACATTCTTCTTTTATTGTGATACTAATCAAATTGAATTTAAACCGCTGATATTTCAGCACGCATTTTGGGTGTTCATGGCATTTACTTATATTATGATTGGACTTATGCTTATATTG GAAATTTTCTTCCTAGCAGTAAACAAGCGTCGCTACTTCCAAAACCTGGAGACCTGGATCCGCCTACTCTGCATGGCGCTGGCCGGCATGGTGCCCCTGGGCATGAAGTTCGCCCTACCCTCTGAAGACTGGCCACGGCACGTGGCCACGGCTGCGCTGCTGCTGGCATGGTTGCAGATGTTGTTTTTGTTGTCGAGGTTCCCAAATTGGGGGTACTATGTGCTGATGTTTGGGGAAGTCGcttgtaatatatttaag ATTCTACTGACCTTCGTATTCCTGGTCCTCGGTTTCTCTCTAAGCTTCATGATCCAATACAGAGCTAAAGATCCCTTTGAAAACCCCTGGAAAGCCTTTGTCAAAACCACCGTCATGATGACACAGGAGTTCGAATATGATGACATGTTCGATGAGAAGCATGAGAAAATCCTCGGTGCTTCAACAGAAGTCACCAGGTTACTGTTCGGTTTGTTCCTCATGTTCGTTGGTATAGTCCTTATGAATTTCATGGTAGGCGTCGCTGTCAGCAACGTAAATGAACTAAACGTCGCTGGCAACACGAAGAGACTTGAGAAGCAAGTAGAACTCCTCATCACTTTAGATTTCCTAGTATACGGACTAGTAAGCAAAGTCTTCccaataaatacttattacaaAAGATACCATTATAGTATCAACAATTTTCCAACAAAAGAAAAGCTGTGGCGAATCAGATACTACTTCGATCTCAATGATTCTTTGTCCCATGATGACATTTACATACCTCTGCATTTACGTCGAGACATTATAAAGAACGCTATGGAACAGAATAACGTTAAAGTAGATATTAAAGATACAATtggtaaaaaaattgatattctGTACGATGCTTTAATAGACAAAGTAAACGATACCGTTGAAGATAAGGAGACTAAGACAAAGCTGGATGGAGTTATGGAAATGTTGGTTGAATTATCCAATGATATGGCAAATTTGAAGGAGCAAGTGCGAAGCTTGAAAGAAACATCTACAAATAACCATACCTTGAGCTATAGGAGGAGTAGACGGGGTAAAAGGGAAAGCTCCAGGtcaaaatcattgcagccaCCAATGAATATGCGGCTTAAGGATGATTTATATGACTCTATGTACCAGGTAATATTGGATTTGAAGGAACAAATGGAGAAGAGAGAAACAGACGCCTAA